In Candidatus Bathyarchaeota archaeon A05DMB-5, the genomic window AAGAAAATGGAAAAGTTGGCAATCTCGACATTTTAGGAAGACTGGTCAAACTCAAACCTCTGGGCGAAGCGCTGGTAATCGGCGACTTGCATGGAGACCTAGAAAGTCTAATCGACATACTTAAAATGAGCAATTTTCTCCAGAAAATGAGCCAAAACACTGATGCACTTCTAGTTTTTCTTGGCGACTATGGAGACCGCGGCGAATACTCCACAGAAATCTACTACACCGTTCTGAAACTGAAACTGCTTTTCCCAACACAGGTTATTTTGATGCGCGGAAACCATGAAGGACCCGAAGACCTCATGGCTTCTCCGCATGACTTGCCCGTGGAGTTTGAAGTCAAATTTGGCGAAAAATGGACAAGCGTTTACGCGAAAATTCGTGAGTTGTTTGCTTGCCTTTACAATGCTGTTTTGGTGGAAGAGCGCTACTTAATGATTCACGGAGGCTTACCTTCTCAAGCAAGAACCATTGAAGACTTGGCATTTGCTCATGCTACGCATCCGAAACAGCGAATACTTGAAGACATTTTGTGGAGCGACCCAAACGATACAGTTAAAGAATTATGCGCGTCGCCGAGAGGCGCGGGAAAACTATTCGGCGAGAAAATAACTAATGAAGTGTTAGAGAGGTTCAATGTTAAGATTCTGATAAAAGGACACGAGCCCAGCGAGGAAGGTTTCAAAATCGACCACAATGGTAAAATTTTAACCTTATTCTCTCGGAAAGGGTCACCATACTTCAATGTTTCTGGTGCTTATTTGAATGTGGAACTTTCCAGAAAATTCCAAAATGCAAAAGAACTAATCCCTTACATTCACAAATTCTAACCTGCTATTTGGCTCAGCAATCACTTGGCAACGATAAAAACCAATTCTGATTTAAATTCCAGTCGCTGAATGTTCCGGTTTTTCTTTTCTATTGACTTATTAAATGAAGTCTTATAGTGTTTTTGCATGTCCTTTTCTCGTCTTCCCGAAGTTTTAACGGGAAAAGACACAACAAGAAATTTCGAGTTAAGCACTTCTAAAGTTTTTAATCCAGCCGATTTCTGGATTTGTTCGAGGCATGGTAAAGTGTTGAACACAAGCCAAGTCCGTTTTTAATGCACGCCAGCATTTTTTACACGGAAACTTTAAGAATGCAGTCTCGTAGCATCTTTAACGGATTTAAACTTGAGAAGGTTCGTTTTTGAAGATTGGAGTTGTAACGCGAAATAGAAACTCATGGAGTTCAACACAACTTCGAGAAGCACTAGCTAGACATAACATTCCTCATTTATGCTTTAGTTTTCCACGGTTAGCTGCTCGCGTCGGATACAAACCACACGTAAACCTCGGTAACTTCGCCCTTTTAGAAGAATTGAACGCCCTAATAATCCGCCCAATCGGAAGAGGCTCACTAGAAGAACTAGTTTTCAGAATGGACATGCTTTACAGACTTCAACGCTTAGGCATGTACGTTATAAATCCTCCTGAAGCAATCGAACACTGCGTTGACAAATACGACATTCTTGCAATTTTGGAAGAAAACGGCATACCTGTTCCACGCACAACCGTCACTGAAAATGTTAATGAAGCTTTGAAGGCTTTTGACGAGCTCGGCGGAGATGTTGTTGTCAAGCCGCTTTTCGGTTCAAGAGGTATAGGCTCCACTCGAGTTACAGACGCGGAAATTGCCCACACAGTTTTCCGAAACATAACGTTTTATCACGGCGTAATATATCTTCAAGAGTTTGTGCACCATGGCTTTTCAGATATTCGCGTTTTCGTTATTGGCGACCGCGTGGTGGCTGCTATGCGTCGTGTTGCGAGCAGTTGGAAAACAAATTACAGCCAAGGCGCTAAGCCATTATCAGTAGAGCTTGAGAAGACACTTGAGGATATGGCGGTTAAATCCGCACAACTCATTGAATGTAAGGTTGCGGGTGTAGACATTCTAGAAAGTCCGAGAGGACCCTTAGTCGTGGAAGTTAACAGTCAACCTGGATGGAGAGGGCTACAATCAATTACAAAAGTTAACATTGCAGACGAAATTGTCAATTTTGTCGTGTCAGAGCTGAAAAAATAGGAGAGACTTGTTGAAATGTGCGAAGTGGAAATTGTTAAAGTTGACGTTTCAACAAAAAAAGTTCAAAAAATGAAGGATTATGTTGCAGAAGAAAAGCCTCTGCCTATATTCATAAACAGAACCCACTATGCAACCATTTACTGTTCTCCAGCAAACCTCAAGGAGTTGGCGGTTGGCCACCTGCTAACGGAAGGCATTATAAAATCGGTTGACGAAATTGAGAGCATAGTTTTCAAAGCAAATAATGTCTGCCATGTTAAACTAAAACCAAACATAGACTTGGAAGAGAGACTGAAACTTTCTCGACATTTTTCACGCATAATTCTCTCCGCCTGTGGTGGCCCATACCAACCTTCAACTAGGCTTCCAAAAATAAAGTCACATTTGAAGATTAAAGCTGAAACAATACTCGAGTGTGTCAGAAACCTAAACTTTACGGCTGAGACTTTTAGAAAGACCGGCGGAACACACGCGGCAGCGATTTACAAGAGAGACGGGGTTCTCGTGGCATTCGCCGAGGATGTTGGACGCCACAACGCGGTCGACAAAGTAATAGGCTCTTGCGCTCTAAACAAGATTGATTTCAGCGATTGTTTGCTTGTTTTGAGTGGACGACTAACAGGCGACATGGTCTTTAAAGCTGCCAAAGCAGGTTTGCCAATAGTGGCTTCATTGGCTGCTGCTCTAGACTCTGGAATCGCTGTTGCCAAGAATACAGACTTGACTTTAATAGGGTTTGTTCGCGGAAAACGCATGAACATCTACAATTTTCCAGAAAGAATTCTCTCATAAGGGTCGTCAGCCTTTTCTGGAAACGGCATCTCTTTTCCGTCCTTAACGAGGATGCGGCGTGATTTTTTCGTGAACACTCCCAAAGAACTTGCTTCAATACCCTTTGCGAGCAGTTCCTTCTGAACCTTGTCTTTTGCTTCTGGGTTAACAGCCGCCAGTATTGTGCCCGTTGAAGACATTGAGAGTATTTGTTCATTTGAAAGCTTAAAACATTCGCATAAAGTTTTGACTTCATTTTCTATTGGGATTTTTTCGAAATTTATTTTGAAACCGACTTTTGACGCTTCCGCCATCTCATTTAACGCTGCAGTTAGCCCGCCTTCTGTGGCATCATGCATGGCGTGCACACCACCAATCTTGGCAAGTAGCAACGCCTCTTTAACGCAACTCTGCGTTGTGACAAATTCTGAAAGTTCTCGGGTTCTTGTCTCTCCAAAGAGTCTTTCAGCCAGTGCTGTGTGCGTTAATGCAAAGTTTACTGCTATTTCTAGGCCGATTGGTTTGACGCATAAAATGTGGTCTTCTGGTTTAGCACCGCCGGGAGTAATCAATTTTTCTTTTTCTATTGTTCCGTATGCGGTGCAAACGCCAACAAGCGTTGACAGTCCTTGGTAGGTTCCTGTATGTCCTGTTACAACAGCCATTTTTAACTCGTCAGCTGCTTTACAAGTTTGGCGCATAATGTTGTAGAAAGTTTCGGGCTTTGTTAATGACGCACCTAGAAGGTTTATTGTGCAGAATTCTGGTTTCGCTCCGAAAAGCGCTACGTCAGAAGCCGCGTAGTGTATTAGTAACCATCCGAACCATTTTTCTGGAACGCCAATGCACGGGTCAGTTGAGACAACTAAATACTTATTGTCTAGCAAATGCACGCCTGAATCAAATCCTGGTAAAGGCGGAACGACAACTCGCGAATCTTTTTTTATACAGCTTAGAAGTTTCTTCAGCTCTTTAGTGGCTAGCTTTCCCATTTTTCCAACAGATCCGGTTATTTTCTTAACAGTTCAATTCCCTTGCTTGTTATTTTGAAGGGAATCCATTCAAGAGGGTGATGGCATCCTTCCATTTTGACTATGCGAAGTTCGCGCTGGCATTTTTCCTCGTTAAATCTGAAGTAGAAAATGTTGTGAGCTTTGTTCAAGTCTAAGTCTGTGGCTCGTTGAGTTGCAATGTCCTTTTGGGTGGCTGCTGTCATTATGTCGATGTTGACTATGTTGTCGTAGTGGCACCAGTTAATTGTCCAATCTTCAATAGGCTCCATATATTTCAAGTCGTACAAGGCAAAGAGTTGTTCGCTGAAGTCTCCTGCGGCAAATCGTGTCACCTTTTTTTCAGAAATTAATTGGTCTATGCGTTTCATTTCTTCGAAGTTATCCAAGCTAAAGTATATTACTCGAGGGTCTTTTGGGTAAGGTTCAAAATGTGGGAAGGCTTGTATTGCGATGAATTTGCCTTTGTCAATGTAGGGTTCAATGTTCCATCCGAAAGATTTGAAGTATGCTATTAAACGTGGAAACGGTTTGTCCATGACATCATAAGCTACTGTTTCGCCTTCCTTCAATCCTTGCCAGAGAAACTGCATTGCAAAAACAGTCTTTCCCGTTCCTGATGGACCATAGAGAATGTTTCGTGAGCCCGATTCGATTCCGCCGCCTATTAATTCATCAAAGCCCTTAATCCCTGTCTTCAACTTCGCCATTTTGGGCTCGCTCTCATAGAAATATTTTCAGCAATTTGCTTTCTTGCAGCAGATAAATTATGTAGATGCTTATTGCAAGCTCTGGTAATATGTACCCTCCATTGTAGAATGCTGAGTATACTATTGGAGACATTCCTTCTGGCGCATAGCTGCCAAAGAAAATCACGCCTGAAATGAAATGTGCTAGGAAACGTCCCCAAATGCCTACATTGACACCGACGAACGGGCGATTTTGGAAGAAACCAGCCAATCCAAGCATGCCAAACGCGATTGGGTAATCCAGTAGCACTTGAGCTGGGTGGTATATGAATGGCTCAACCGCTAACTGTACAAGACCATAAACCACCGCTGCAAACAAGCCTACCTTTGCCCCTCTTCTTAACGCCAACCAGAGAATTGGCACCATTGAACCAGCAGTCACAGATCCACCTTCTGGAAAACTGAACACCTTAATGTAGCTCAACGCAGTCGCCAAAGCAACAAAACTTACAACTTCCGCAATTATTTTAGTTGAAGATGTAGCTTTACTTTCTTTCATGTTTTTTCCCTCCGCCAGTATTACCTGGATCAGGTTCTAAGGGTCGACAGCTCTCAGCCGTCCTCTCAGCCGGGTCACTTTCCCAGCTCCCCTAAACCTTGCGGGGGATAATGTTATTTAGTTGTATATTTATTTTTCCTAAAGTTAGCGTGTGTTGGGATGTTGTAGCATGAAGTCTTTGCCTAAGGAATTTGACATCATCAAGATTGAGCGGAAGTGGCAAGAGAAATGGGAAGAAATGGGTGTTTATCGTTTTGACTGGAAAGATACGAAGCGTCCAGTTTTCAGTATTGACACTCCGCCGCCGTATCCTTCTGGCGAGTTTCACATGGGAAACGTGTTAAACTGGACATATTTTGACATAGTTGCCAGATACAAGCGCATGAGAGGCTACAATGTTTATTTTCCGCAGGGCTGGGATTGCCACGGTTTAGGCATTGAGGTTCAGGTGGAAAGAGAGCATAAAGTCAGAAAGAGAGATGTGCCTCCGGACAAGTTTCGGAAATGGTGTGAAGAGCTTGTTGAAAAGTACATTGCGATGATGAAGGAGGGCGTGATACGCTTAGGATGCAGCGTAGATTGGACAACGGAGTACCGCACGATGAACCCGGACTACTGGAGATGCACACAATTGAGTTTCATAATTCTGTACAAGAAAGGCTTCATGTATCAAGGAACACATCCGGTGAATTGGTGTCCCCGCTGCGAAACAGCAATAGCGGATGCAGAAGTGGACTATGAAGAACGAGAAGGCACACTTCACTACATTAAATTTCCATTAGAAAACAGCAGTGAGTATTTGCTTATAGCCACGACACGCCCAGAATTCATACCTGCATGCGTTGCAGTGGCAATTAACCCATCAGATGACAGATTCAACAAGCACATCGGCAAGAAAATAACCGTGCCAATCGTGAACCGCACAGTCGAGATAATCCCAGACGAAAACGTTGACCCGTCCTTTGGTACGGGCGTGGTGATGATTTGCACCTACGGTGACAAAGAAGACGTGAAAACCGTAATCAAACACAAACTCCCCGTCATAGGGCTCTTAAACGAGAATGGAACTATAAACGAGAACGGCGGCAAATACGCGGGCTTAACAATAAGCAAAGCCAAAGAAGCCATAGTAAAAGATCTCCAAGCCGCTGGATTGCTGGAGAAAACTGAACGTATTAAGCAGGAAATAGGCGTATGCGACAGATGCGACGCTCCAGTGGAAATACTTGAACGCAAACAATGGTTCATGAAAACACGCATCCTAACCGACAAAGTTGAGGAAAAAGCAAAACAAATCACGTGGTACCCAGACTACATGAAAATCCGCTTAATAGATTGG contains:
- the fdhD gene encoding formate dehydrogenase accessory sulfurtransferase FdhD, whose protein sequence is MCEVEIVKVDVSTKKVQKMKDYVAEEKPLPIFINRTHYATIYCSPANLKELAVGHLLTEGIIKSVDEIESIVFKANNVCHVKLKPNIDLEERLKLSRHFSRIILSACGGPYQPSTRLPKIKSHLKIKAETILECVRNLNFTAETFRKTGGTHAAAIYKRDGVLVAFAEDVGRHNAVDKVIGSCALNKIDFSDCLLVLSGRLTGDMVFKAAKAGLPIVASLAAALDSGIAVAKNTDLTLIGFVRGKRMNIYNFPERILS
- a CDS encoding RimK family alpha-L-glutamate ligase, producing MKIGVVTRNRNSWSSTQLREALARHNIPHLCFSFPRLAARVGYKPHVNLGNFALLEELNALIIRPIGRGSLEELVFRMDMLYRLQRLGMYVINPPEAIEHCVDKYDILAILEENGIPVPRTTVTENVNEALKAFDELGGDVVVKPLFGSRGIGSTRVTDAEIAHTVFRNITFYHGVIYLQEFVHHGFSDIRVFVIGDRVVAAMRRVASSWKTNYSQGAKPLSVELEKTLEDMAVKSAQLIECKVAGVDILESPRGPLVVEVNSQPGWRGLQSITKVNIADEIVNFVVSELKK
- a CDS encoding serine/threonine protein phosphatase; protein product: MQFDLTQIVKEALEVKSDTFMNLVEDATRVLCKENGKVGNLDILGRLVKLKPLGEALVIGDLHGDLESLIDILKMSNFLQKMSQNTDALLVFLGDYGDRGEYSTEIYYTVLKLKLLFPTQVILMRGNHEGPEDLMASPHDLPVEFEVKFGEKWTSVYAKIRELFACLYNAVLVEERYLMIHGGLPSQARTIEDLAFAHATHPKQRILEDILWSDPNDTVKELCASPRGAGKLFGEKITNEVLERFNVKILIKGHEPSEEGFKIDHNGKILTLFSRKGSPYFNVSGAYLNVELSRKFQNAKELIPYIHKF
- the thiT gene encoding energy-coupled thiamine transporter ThiT, with the translated sequence MKESKATSSTKIIAEVVSFVALATALSYIKVFSFPEGGSVTAGSMVPILWLALRRGAKVGLFAAVVYGLVQLAVEPFIYHPAQVLLDYPIAFGMLGLAGFFQNRPFVGVNVGIWGRFLAHFISGVIFFGSYAPEGMSPIVYSAFYNGGYILPELAISIYIIYLLQESKLLKIFL